From a single Pseudomonas sp. A34-9 genomic region:
- the phrB gene encoding deoxyribodipyrimidine photo-lyase, translating to MQLIWLRSDLRQHDNTALAAAAARGPTVAVYLLSPQQWLEHDDAPCKVDFWLRNLRELSASLGKLNIPLLIRTANHWDQAPAELLKLCRQLKIAAVHVNEEYGVHESRRDAAVGETLKAEGITFHSYLDQLLFKPGSVLTKTESYFKVFSQFRKVCYERLHRSMPALVKAPGKQAKLAIDSDPIPDSVKGFSTPSQTLRDLWPAGEQEARRRLDTFTDAQIDYYQSERDFPAKPGTSQLSAYLAAGVISPRQCLHAALQSNQGEFESGKVGAVTWINELLWREFYKHILVGYPRVSRHRAFRPETEALAWRDAPDDLAAWQEARTGLPIIDAAMRQLLETGWMHNRLRMIVAMFLTKNLLIDWREGERFFMRHLIDGDLAANNGGWQWSSSTGTDSAPYFRIFNPLSQSEKFDSEGLFIKHWLPELADLNKKEVHNPANLGGLFGAADYPSPIVNLSTSRQRALAAFKNLPSRTSTGGDDE from the coding sequence ATGCAATTGATCTGGCTGCGCAGCGACTTGCGCCAACATGACAACACTGCCCTCGCGGCTGCCGCAGCGCGCGGCCCGACGGTCGCCGTGTACCTGTTGAGCCCGCAGCAGTGGCTGGAACATGACGATGCGCCGTGCAAGGTCGACTTCTGGCTGCGCAACCTGCGTGAGCTGAGCGCAAGCCTTGGCAAGCTCAACATCCCGTTGCTGATTCGCACTGCAAACCATTGGGATCAAGCCCCGGCGGAACTGCTCAAACTCTGCCGCCAGCTGAAGATAGCGGCGGTTCACGTCAATGAAGAATATGGCGTCCATGAAAGCCGTCGCGATGCAGCAGTAGGCGAAACGTTAAAGGCCGAGGGCATCACGTTTCACAGCTATCTCGACCAGTTGCTGTTCAAACCCGGCAGCGTGCTGACCAAGACCGAGAGTTACTTCAAGGTGTTCAGTCAGTTCCGCAAAGTCTGTTACGAACGCCTGCATCGCTCGATGCCTGCGTTGGTCAAGGCCCCAGGCAAACAGGCAAAACTTGCCATCGACAGCGACCCGATTCCCGACTCAGTGAAGGGTTTCTCGACGCCGAGCCAGACCTTGCGCGATCTATGGCCCGCCGGTGAACAGGAAGCCCGGCGCCGCCTCGACACCTTCACCGACGCGCAGATCGACTACTACCAGAGCGAACGCGACTTCCCGGCCAAACCCGGCACCAGTCAGCTCTCGGCGTATCTTGCTGCCGGGGTGATCTCGCCACGGCAATGCCTGCACGCCGCCCTGCAAAGCAATCAGGGTGAATTCGAAAGCGGCAAGGTCGGTGCGGTTACCTGGATCAACGAGCTGCTCTGGCGCGAGTTCTACAAACACATTTTGGTCGGCTATCCACGTGTCTCACGCCACCGTGCGTTTCGCCCGGAAACCGAGGCGCTGGCCTGGCGTGATGCGCCGGACGATCTTGCCGCATGGCAAGAAGCGCGCACCGGTCTGCCGATCATCGACGCGGCCATGCGCCAATTGCTTGAAACCGGCTGGATGCACAATCGCCTGCGCATGATCGTGGCGATGTTCCTGACCAAAAACCTGCTGATCGACTGGCGCGAAGGCGAGCGTTTTTTCATGCGCCACCTGATTGATGGTGATCTGGCGGCAAACAACGGTGGCTGGCAATGGAGTTCGTCGACGGGCACCGATTCGGCGCCGTACTTCCGCATCTTCAACCCGCTGAGCCAGTCGGAAAAATTCGACAGCGAAGGCCTGTTCATCAAGCACTGGCTGCCGGAACTGGCCGACCTCAACAAAAAAGAAGTGCACAACCCGGCCAACCTCGGTGGCTTGTTCGGCGCCGCGGACTACCCGTCACCGATCGTCAACCTCAGCACCTCGCGCCAGCGGGCACTGGCGGCCTTCAAGAATCTGCCTTCGCGTACGTCTACAGGAGGCGATGATGAGTGA
- a CDS encoding nuclear transport factor 2 family protein, with protein MSEFLRRFARQFSALNKDNLQSLGELYSNDIHFTDPLHEVQGLTQLREYFGELYANVSELRFDFHGFDQIGDGEGYLRWLMSYRHPRLAGGRVIRVSGCSHLLWHDKVYRHRDYFDAGALLYEHLPVLGRVIAWLKRRMG; from the coding sequence ATGAGTGAATTCCTGCGCCGCTTCGCCCGGCAATTTTCAGCGTTGAACAAAGACAACCTGCAAAGCCTGGGCGAGCTGTACAGCAATGACATTCACTTCACCGATCCGCTGCACGAGGTGCAGGGACTCACACAGCTACGCGAATATTTCGGCGAGCTGTACGCCAACGTCAGCGAGCTGCGTTTCGACTTTCATGGTTTCGACCAGATCGGCGACGGCGAAGGCTACCTGCGCTGGCTCATGAGTTATCGCCACCCGCGCCTGGCGGGTGGCCGCGTGATTCGTGTCAGCGGCTGCTCGCATCTGTTGTGGCACGACAAGGTTTATCGCCATCGGGATTATTTCGATGCCGGGGCGCTGCTGTATGAACACTTGCCAGTATTGGGCCGGGTCATCGCCTGGCTGAAAAGGAGAATGGGATGA
- a CDS encoding SDR family NAD(P)-dependent oxidoreductase, translated as MSRTPPRRYWLTGASSGIGAALAEEILKTGAHLAVSSRQVAPLKVLSQRYPGQVLVAPGDLTNSQTVREIGERIAEDWGSLDSVILNAGTCEYVDAKQFDSSIIEHVVRTNLLASSYCIEAALPLLRKGTAPHLIGVASSATYLPLPRAEAYGASKAGLRYLFESLRIDLADEGIEVTVVSPGFVETPLTAKNDFPMPLSWPVDKAARHIFAKLKDRPLEIAFPALFMAALWPLSKLPARVQLAIGKRMVRKSPPLTDPT; from the coding sequence ATGAGTCGTACACCTCCACGGCGTTATTGGTTGACCGGGGCCAGCAGTGGCATCGGCGCGGCGCTGGCTGAAGAGATCCTGAAAACCGGTGCACATCTGGCCGTCAGTTCTCGCCAGGTCGCACCGCTCAAGGTCTTGTCGCAACGCTATCCAGGGCAGGTCCTGGTGGCGCCGGGAGACCTGACCAACAGCCAGACGGTTCGAGAAATCGGTGAGCGCATCGCCGAAGACTGGGGTTCGCTGGACTCGGTGATTCTCAACGCTGGCACCTGCGAATACGTGGATGCCAAGCAGTTCGACTCCTCGATCATCGAACATGTGGTGCGCACCAATTTGCTCGCCAGCAGTTATTGCATCGAGGCCGCCCTGCCGCTGCTGCGCAAAGGCACCGCGCCGCATCTGATTGGCGTGGCCAGTTCGGCGACCTACCTGCCGCTGCCACGGGCCGAAGCCTACGGGGCCTCAAAGGCAGGTTTGCGTTACCTGTTCGAATCGCTGCGCATCGATCTGGCCGACGAAGGCATTGAAGTAACGGTGGTCAGCCCCGGTTTCGTTGAAACACCGTTGACCGCCAAAAATGATTTCCCCATGCCCTTGAGCTGGCCTGTGGATAAAGCCGCGCGGCACATCTTCGCCAAGCTCAAGGACCGGCCGCTGGAGATCGCCTTCCCGGCGCTGTTCATGGCCGCGCTGTGGCCGCTTTCGAAACTGCCGGCACGCGTCCAACTGGCGATCGGCAAGCGCATGGTGCGCAAATCACCTCCGCTGACGGATCCGACATGA
- a CDS encoding FAD-dependent oxidoreductase encodes MKIAIVGSGIAGLTCAHLLNRRHEVTVFEASDWVGGHTHTVDVTVAGRQYAVDTGFIVFNDWTYPNFIRLLSQLGVAFKPTQMSFSVTDPDTGLEYNGNNLNSLFAQRSNLLSPGFWGMLRDILRFNKEAQRDLVELRIGADTTLDDYLKAGGYGERFILHYIVPMGSAIWSMPMAEMLNFPLQFFVRFFKNHGLLSVSDRPQWQVIEGGSSTYIAPLTAAFKDRIRLNCPVTRVDRDGHGVVIHSPAGLEHFDQVVFACHSDQALKLLAVPSDAERAILGALPYADNEVVLHTDTRLLPTRKLAWASWNYRLSGAGHTHAAVTYDMNILQGIQSDTTFCVSLNQSAGISPDKVLARYTYAHPQFSLAAAAAQQRWGELDGAQHTHYCGAYWANGFHEDGVVSALRVAAAFGETL; translated from the coding sequence ATGAAAATCGCCATCGTCGGCAGCGGGATCGCCGGACTGACTTGTGCCCACCTGCTCAATCGCCGGCACGAGGTCACGGTGTTCGAGGCCAGCGACTGGGTCGGTGGCCACACGCACACCGTCGACGTCACGGTCGCAGGACGGCAGTACGCCGTCGACACCGGCTTCATCGTGTTCAATGACTGGACCTATCCGAACTTCATCCGCCTGCTCAGCCAGCTCGGCGTAGCGTTCAAGCCGACGCAAATGAGTTTTTCGGTGACCGACCCGGACACCGGCCTGGAATACAACGGCAACAACCTCAACAGCCTCTTCGCCCAGCGCAGCAATCTGTTGTCACCGGGGTTCTGGGGCATGTTGCGCGATATTCTGCGCTTCAACAAAGAAGCCCAGCGAGACCTGGTTGAACTGCGCATCGGCGCCGACACCACCCTCGACGACTACCTCAAGGCTGGCGGCTACGGTGAACGCTTCATCCTGCATTACATCGTGCCGATGGGCTCGGCGATCTGGTCAATGCCGATGGCGGAAATGCTCAATTTCCCGCTGCAATTTTTCGTGCGGTTCTTCAAGAACCATGGACTGTTGTCGGTCAGTGATCGTCCGCAGTGGCAGGTCATCGAAGGCGGTTCCAGCACCTATATCGCGCCGTTGACGGCAGCATTCAAAGACAGGATCCGCCTCAATTGTCCCGTAACCCGGGTCGATCGCGATGGGCATGGCGTAGTTATCCACAGCCCGGCAGGTCTCGAACACTTCGATCAGGTGGTGTTCGCCTGCCACAGTGATCAAGCGTTGAAACTGCTGGCAGTCCCAAGCGATGCCGAACGCGCGATCCTCGGTGCCCTGCCCTACGCCGACAACGAAGTGGTACTGCACACCGACACGCGCTTGTTGCCGACGCGAAAACTGGCCTGGGCGAGCTGGAACTATCGGCTCAGCGGCGCCGGCCACACCCACGCCGCTGTCACCTACGACATGAACATTCTGCAGGGCATTCAGAGCGACACCACGTTTTGTGTCAGCCTCAATCAGAGCGCCGGCATCAGCCCCGACAAAGTGCTCGCCCGCTACACCTACGCCCATCCACAGTTCAGCCTCGCCGCAGCGGCCGCACAGCAACGCTGGGGCGAACTGGATGGCGCGCAACACACGCATTATTGCGGCGCCTATTGGGCCAACGGTTTCCATGAGGACGGTGTCGTCAGCGCCTTGCGCGTGGCCGCCGCGTTCGGGGAAACCCTATGA
- a CDS encoding DUF1365 domain-containing protein, with protein sequence MNSALYSGWIGHRRFSPRRHEFRYRIGLLYLDLSEQDAVLELSPLAGRSRFAPFSFRETDYLKAFTGRGMRLIDAVRQQVGIAIGHEPQGSICLLTQARSWGLSFNPVSFFYCHEADGQLAAIVCEVTNTPWRERYHYVLPARTPVDLHDFHQHFAVAKAFHVSPFLPRDLEYRMSFSPAAQNLGVHMADWQGEHKLFDATLNLQRESLDRRSLHRYLRRFPWMTAKTALAIYWQALRLLLKRAPLFAHQAADGSFQTATVPPKEHRHEIL encoded by the coding sequence ATGAACAGCGCTCTGTACAGCGGCTGGATCGGCCATCGGCGTTTCTCGCCACGCCGCCATGAGTTCCGCTACCGGATCGGTTTGCTCTACCTCGATCTCAGTGAACAGGACGCGGTGCTTGAACTGTCGCCTCTGGCCGGGCGCAGTCGCTTTGCTCCATTTTCGTTTCGCGAAACGGACTATCTCAAGGCATTCACCGGCCGCGGCATGCGCCTGATCGATGCCGTGCGGCAGCAGGTCGGCATCGCCATCGGCCATGAACCGCAAGGTTCGATCTGCCTGCTGACCCAGGCGCGCAGTTGGGGATTGTCGTTCAATCCGGTGAGTTTCTTTTACTGCCATGAGGCCGACGGGCAACTCGCCGCAATCGTCTGCGAAGTCACCAACACGCCGTGGCGCGAGCGTTATCACTACGTGCTGCCGGCGCGCACACCTGTCGACCTGCACGATTTCCACCAGCACTTCGCCGTGGCCAAGGCCTTTCACGTTTCGCCGTTTTTGCCGCGCGATCTCGAATACCGCATGAGCTTCAGCCCCGCCGCGCAAAACCTCGGCGTGCACATGGCCGACTGGCAAGGCGAACACAAACTGTTCGATGCGACGCTCAATCTGCAACGCGAAAGTCTTGATCGCCGCAGCCTGCACCGTTACTTGCGGCGCTTTCCGTGGATGACCGCGAAAACAGCCTTGGCGATTTACTGGCAGGCACTGCGCCTGCTGCTCAAACGCGCACCGCTCTTTGCTCATCAGGCTGCCGACGGCAGTTTTCAAACCGCCACCGTGCCTCCCAAGGAGCACCGCCATGAAATCCTCTAG
- a CDS encoding cyclopropane-fatty-acyl-phospholipid synthase family protein, which yields MKSSSLSVSRFSANGLTGSLLRRGVLRQLAQLKHGQLLVVEDGERLMFGTPGSALLGEIHVLDSAVWGMVAGNGSIGAGEAFIHGYWSSPDLTAVVRVFVSNLDVLDAMEGGLARLGRPLVQGLHWLNRNTRKGSQKNIAAHYDLGNDLFEQFLDPTMMYSAAQFLTPEDSLEQAQLNKLERICQKLALKPADHLLEIGTGWGSMALYAAQNYGCRVTTTTLSKEQYAYTAQRIEQLGLQDQVTLLLKDYRDLSGEYDKLVSIEMIEAVGHRFLPTYFKQCAHLLKSNGLMLIQAITIREQRYEQAKRGVDFIQRYIFPGGALPSVQKMLEVVSRNTDMNLLHMEDFGLHYARTLRLWHENFRRAHVRLSELGYDDYFLRLWEFYLCYCEGGFLERTIGTAQLLLAKPAAMTAPLLGRFDA from the coding sequence ATGAAATCCTCTAGTCTGTCGGTCAGTCGGTTCAGCGCCAACGGTTTGACCGGATCGCTGCTGCGTCGCGGCGTGTTGCGCCAATTGGCGCAGCTCAAACACGGGCAATTACTGGTGGTCGAGGATGGCGAACGACTGATGTTCGGTACGCCGGGCAGTGCCTTGCTCGGGGAAATCCATGTGCTCGACTCGGCCGTCTGGGGCATGGTTGCCGGCAACGGTTCGATTGGTGCCGGCGAGGCCTTTATTCACGGCTATTGGAGTTCACCGGATCTGACGGCGGTGGTTCGCGTATTCGTCAGCAATCTCGACGTGCTCGATGCCATGGAGGGTGGCCTGGCCCGCCTCGGCCGGCCGTTGGTGCAAGGCCTGCACTGGCTCAACCGCAATACGCGTAAGGGGTCGCAAAAGAACATCGCCGCGCACTACGACCTCGGCAACGATCTGTTCGAGCAATTTCTTGATCCGACCATGATGTATTCGGCGGCGCAATTTCTCACCCCTGAAGACAGCCTTGAGCAGGCGCAGCTGAACAAGCTGGAGCGGATCTGCCAGAAGCTTGCGCTCAAACCCGCTGATCATTTGCTGGAGATCGGCACCGGTTGGGGCAGCATGGCGCTCTACGCCGCGCAGAATTACGGTTGCCGGGTAACCACCACGACATTGTCGAAAGAGCAGTACGCGTATACCGCGCAACGCATCGAACAATTGGGTTTGCAGGATCAGGTCACGCTGCTGCTCAAGGACTACCGTGATCTCAGCGGCGAATACGACAAACTGGTGTCGATCGAAATGATCGAAGCGGTCGGTCACCGCTTCCTGCCGACCTACTTCAAACAGTGCGCGCACCTGCTCAAGAGCAACGGCCTGATGCTGATTCAGGCGATCACCATTCGTGAGCAACGCTATGAACAGGCAAAGCGCGGCGTCGACTTTATCCAGCGTTACATCTTCCCCGGAGGCGCTCTGCCCAGCGTGCAGAAAATGCTCGAAGTGGTCAGCCGCAACACCGACATGAATCTGTTGCACATGGAGGATTTCGGCCTGCACTACGCCCGCACCCTGCGCCTGTGGCACGAGAACTTCCGCCGCGCGCACGTCCGCTTGAGCGAGTTGGGCTACGACGATTATTTCCTGCGGCTGTGGGAGTTTTATCTGTGTTACTGCGAGGGCGGCTTCCTCGAACGCACCATCGGCACCGCGCAATTGCTGCTGGCCAAACCGGCCGCGATGACCGCGCCGCTGCTCGGACGCTTCGATGCTTGA
- a CDS encoding DUF2878 domain-containing protein yields MLERVANAVLFQIGWLTCVLGGNSLWLLLALAVLVIHLRWISSWAAEGRLVLSVVIVGTAVDSVLRAAGVFEFQDQSPLIPLWLMLLWALLATTLRHCLAWSARPWWLASVLGAVGGALSYYGGGRLAGVQFPYGELPTLIGIGLLWALLFPLLHAMARRLTH; encoded by the coding sequence ATGCTTGAGCGTGTCGCCAATGCCGTGTTGTTCCAGATCGGCTGGCTGACCTGCGTGCTCGGCGGCAACAGTTTGTGGTTGCTGCTGGCGTTGGCGGTGCTGGTGATTCATCTGCGCTGGATCAGCAGTTGGGCCGCCGAGGGGCGCCTGGTGTTGAGCGTGGTGATTGTCGGCACGGCGGTGGACAGCGTTTTGCGCGCGGCGGGCGTGTTCGAATTTCAGGATCAGTCGCCGCTGATTCCGTTATGGCTGATGCTGCTCTGGGCGTTGCTCGCGACCACCTTGCGTCACTGCCTGGCCTGGAGCGCGCGGCCCTGGTGGCTGGCGAGTGTGCTCGGCGCCGTCGGTGGCGCGCTGTCGTATTACGGTGGCGGGCGACTGGCCGGCGTGCAATTTCCCTATGGTGAACTGCCGACCCTGATCGGCATCGGACTACTCTGGGCGCTGCTGTTTCCGCTGCTGCATGCGATGGCGCGGCGACTGACGCACTGA
- a CDS encoding YkgJ family cysteine cluster protein, producing the protein MKTIPHQQIAEPAVTCSTCAACCCQLEVMLITDTGVPDRFIDTDEWGGEVMLRLDDGWCAALDRDSMMCTIYEKRPLICREFEMGAPECIEERKGITTAYR; encoded by the coding sequence ATGAAAACCATCCCCCACCAGCAAATCGCCGAACCGGCCGTCACCTGCTCGACTTGCGCAGCGTGCTGCTGTCAGCTTGAAGTGATGCTGATCACCGACACCGGCGTGCCTGATCGCTTTATCGATACCGATGAGTGGGGCGGCGAAGTGATGCTGCGTCTGGACGACGGCTGGTGCGCGGCGCTGGATCGCGACAGCATGATGTGCACGATCTATGAGAAACGCCCGCTGATCTGCCGCGAGTTTGAAATGGGCGCGCCGGAGTGCATTGAAGAACGCAAAGGCATCACGACCGCCTACCGCTGA
- a CDS encoding acyloxyacyl hydrolase translates to MKRLFCLAAIAAALMGQSITAQAAGVEFAVGATSDSTMTYRLGMNFDWDKSWLQSDVGRLTGYWSGAYTYWEGDKTSSNNSLSFSPVFVYEFAGQSVKPYVEAGIGVAAFSNTKYESNNLGGSFQFEDRFGFGLRFNGGHEVGIRATHYSNAGLASSNDGVESYSLHYTMPL, encoded by the coding sequence GTGAAGCGACTATTCTGCTTGGCCGCGATTGCGGCCGCACTGATGGGGCAAAGTATTACTGCACAAGCGGCAGGCGTGGAGTTCGCGGTGGGGGCCACCAGCGACTCGACCATGACCTATCGCCTGGGCATGAATTTCGACTGGGACAAGAGCTGGCTGCAAAGTGACGTCGGTCGCCTGACCGGTTACTGGAGCGGTGCCTACACCTACTGGGAAGGCGACAAGACGTCCAGCAACAACAGCCTGTCGTTCTCTCCGGTATTTGTTTACGAGTTTGCCGGTCAATCGGTTAAACCGTATGTAGAGGCGGGGATTGGTGTAGCGGCGTTTTCCAATACCAAGTACGAATCCAACAATCTCGGCGGCTCCTTCCAGTTTGAAGACCGCTTCGGTTTTGGTCTGCGTTTCAATGGCGGGCATGAAGTCGGGATTCGTGCGACGCACTATTCCAACGCCGGCCTGGCCAGCAGCAACGACGGTGTAGAAAGTTACTCGCTGCATTACACAATGCCGCTGTAA
- the murI gene encoding glutamate racemase: MREAPIAVFDSGVGGLSVLAEIQHLLPDESLLYFADCGHIPYGEKTPEFIRQRCSVMAGFFREQGAKALVLACNTATVAAVAELRGDFPDWPIVGMEPAVKPAAAATRSGVVGVLATTGTLQSAKFAALLDRFATDVRVITQPCPGLVELIESGDLHSAELRQLLQRYVEPLLASGCDTIILGCTHYPFLKPMLKSMIPEDISLIDTGAAVARQLQRLLAERDLLAAGPNQPVRFWTSADPAYFKKILPLLGQAAGEVQKFSL; encoded by the coding sequence ATGCGTGAGGCACCGATCGCGGTGTTCGATTCCGGTGTCGGCGGTCTGTCGGTATTGGCGGAGATCCAGCATCTGTTGCCCGATGAATCGCTACTGTACTTCGCCGATTGCGGGCACATTCCCTATGGCGAGAAAACCCCGGAGTTCATTCGCCAGCGTTGCAGCGTGATGGCCGGGTTTTTCCGCGAGCAAGGCGCCAAGGCCCTGGTGCTGGCCTGTAATACCGCCACGGTGGCAGCTGTCGCCGAGTTGCGCGGTGATTTTCCCGACTGGCCGATTGTCGGCATGGAGCCAGCAGTGAAACCGGCCGCGGCTGCGACCCGCAGCGGTGTGGTCGGCGTGCTCGCCACCACAGGCACGTTGCAGAGCGCCAAGTTCGCCGCGCTGCTCGATCGCTTTGCCACTGACGTACGCGTGATCACCCAGCCATGCCCCGGCCTGGTCGAGCTGATTGAAAGCGGCGATCTGCACAGCGCCGAGTTGCGTCAGTTGCTGCAACGTTATGTCGAGCCATTGCTGGCCAGCGGTTGTGACACGATCATTCTGGGCTGCACCCACTATCCCTTTCTCAAGCCAATGCTCAAGTCGATGATCCCCGAGGACATCAGCCTGATCGATACCGGCGCTGCTGTGGCGCGGCAACTTCAGCGGCTTTTGGCGGAGCGTGACTTGCTCGCTGCCGGCCCGAACCAGCCGGTCAGATTCTGGACCAGCGCGGATCCTGCGTACTTCAAAAAGATCCTGCCGCTACTGGGGCAAGCTGCCGGCGAAGTGCAGAAATTCAGTTTGTAA
- a CDS encoding molybdopterin-synthase adenylyltransferase MoeB, which produces MLNDQELLRYSRQILLQHIDIDGQLKLKDSRVLIVGLGGLGAPVALYLAAAGVGELHLADFDTVDLTNLQRQIIHDTDSVGMSKVDSALKRLAAINPEIELIAHRQALDEDSLAAAVTAVDLVLDCSDNFSTREAVNAACVAACKPLVSGAAIRLEGQLSVFDPRRPESPCYHCLYGHGSEAELTCSEAGVVGPLVGLVGSLQALEALKVLVGFGEPLVGRLLLIDALGSRFRELRVKRDPGCTVCGSRHA; this is translated from the coding sequence GTGCTGAATGATCAGGAATTGCTGCGCTATAGCCGGCAGATTCTGCTGCAACACATCGACATCGACGGGCAGTTGAAGCTCAAGGACAGTCGTGTGTTGATCGTCGGCCTTGGCGGTCTCGGTGCGCCGGTTGCGCTGTATCTGGCGGCGGCGGGTGTCGGCGAACTGCATCTGGCGGATTTCGATACGGTCGATCTGACCAACCTGCAACGCCAGATCATCCATGACACCGACAGCGTCGGCATGAGCAAGGTCGACTCGGCGCTCAAGCGTCTGGCCGCGATCAACCCCGAGATTGAACTGATCGCCCATCGTCAGGCGCTGGACGAGGATTCTCTCGCGGCTGCCGTGACAGCGGTGGATCTGGTGCTCGACTGTTCCGATAACTTCTCCACCCGCGAAGCGGTCAATGCGGCGTGTGTGGCCGCGTGCAAGCCTTTGGTCAGCGGTGCGGCGATCCGTCTGGAAGGGCAACTGTCGGTATTCGACCCGCGTCGCCCGGAAAGTCCGTGCTACCACTGCCTGTACGGGCACGGCAGCGAAGCCGAACTGACCTGCAGCGAAGCCGGTGTGGTCGGGCCGCTGGTCGGGCTGGTCGGCAGTCTGCAAGCGCTGGAAGCCTTGAAGGTGCTGGTCGGTTTCGGCGAGCCGCTGGTGGGGCGCTTGTTGCTGATCGACGCCCTGGGTTCGCGCTTCCGGGAACTGCGGGTCAAGCGTGATCCGGGTTGCACTGTCTGTGGATCGCGCCATGCGTGA
- the prmC gene encoding peptide chain release factor N(5)-glutamine methyltransferase, whose protein sequence is MTIIASLLRAAELPDSPTARLDAELLLAAALGKSRSFLHTWPERIVPSEAALTFAEYLQRRRGGEPVAYILGQQGFWKLDLEVAPHTLIPRPDTELLVEAALELLPATPANVLDLGTGSGAIALALASERPAWKVTAVDRVLEAVALAERNRQRLHLNNATVLSSHWFSALEGQRFQLIISNPPYIAAADPHLVEGDVRFEPASALVAGEDGLDDLRLIVTQAPDHLQAGGWLMLEHGYDQAEAVRDLLLTRGFEEVHSRTDLGGHQRISLGRLPC, encoded by the coding sequence CTTGACGCCGAATTGCTCCTCGCGGCGGCCTTGGGCAAATCGCGCAGTTTTCTGCACACCTGGCCCGAACGCATCGTGCCGAGTGAAGCGGCGCTGACGTTTGCCGAATACCTGCAACGTCGCCGTGGCGGTGAGCCGGTGGCCTACATTCTGGGTCAGCAGGGTTTCTGGAAGCTCGATCTGGAAGTCGCGCCGCACACGCTGATCCCGCGCCCGGACACTGAATTGCTGGTGGAAGCAGCGCTGGAATTGCTCCCCGCAACCCCGGCCAACGTGCTCGACCTCGGCACTGGCAGCGGCGCGATCGCATTGGCCTTGGCCAGCGAACGTCCGGCGTGGAAAGTCACAGCGGTGGATCGTGTGCTCGAGGCCGTAGCCTTGGCTGAACGCAATCGCCAGCGACTGCACTTGAACAATGCCACCGTGCTGAGCAGCCACTGGTTCAGCGCGCTGGAAGGTCAGCGCTTCCAGTTGATCATCAGCAACCCGCCGTACATTGCCGCCGCCGATCCGCATCTGGTCGAAGGCGATGTGCGTTTCGAACCGGCCAGTGCGCTGGTCGCCGGTGAAGACGGTCTCGACGATCTGCGTCTGATCGTTACGCAGGCCCCGGATCATCTGCAAGCAGGTGGCTGGCTGATGCTCGAACACGGCTATGATCAAGCCGAAGCCGTGCGCGATCTGCTGCTCACGCGCGGTTTTGAAGAAGTCCACAGCCGCACCGATCTGGGCGGCCATCAACGCATCAGTCTGGGGCGCCTGCCGTGCTGA